A genome region from Phoenix dactylifera cultivar Barhee BC4 chromosome 18, palm_55x_up_171113_PBpolish2nd_filt_p, whole genome shotgun sequence includes the following:
- the LOC103723712 gene encoding uncharacterized protein LOC103723712 translates to MEELQEADVWWPDGGDDDGTVLKKQPSTGRQQARRKESAPVDIPKARVAGASRSWAPRCSFHGSYNNSVHGDYNDDDDDDFGNNSSDERIHPHVIVARRTSDRMAFSVCVGKGRTLKGRDLYRVRNAVLRMTGFLEREH, encoded by the coding sequence ATGGAAGAACTCCAGGAGGCTGATGTTTGGTGGCCCGACGGCGGCGACGACGACGGCACCGTCTTGAAGAAGCAACCATCCACCGGCCGGCAGCAAGCTCGACGGAAGGAGTCGGCTCCGGTCGACATCCCCAAGGCCAGAGTTGCCGGTGCAAGTCGTTCGTGGGCGCCGCGGTGCAGCTTCCACGGTTCTTACAACAACAGCGTGCATGGAGAttataatgatgatgatgatgatgatttcgGCAACAACAGCAGCGATGAGAGGATTCATCCTCACGTCATCGTGGCTCGAAGAACATCGGACAGGATGGCGTTCTCGGTGTGCGTCGGCAAAGGCAGGACGCTCAAGGGACGGGATCTTTACCGAGTCAGGAACGCCGTTCTCCGGATGACCGGGTTCCTCGAGAGAGAACATTAG
- the LOC103716736 gene encoding protein ROOT PRIMORDIUM DEFECTIVE 1 yields the protein MPSFSHWGRFQIHPFFQSTASAARWMSQSTTLPRKLQRVRDHAFDDLMEVQKKVRRALGLQDLILSHPGAALPVSRLDALARRHLGLPPNDAGSFLLRHPHVFHVFDHPVQRVLWARLTPRAAAQLRLESAAVSAALPAAVLRLRKLLLLATPACRLRLEHLRLARRDLGFPDDFEQSVVLAHPSFFRLVSSSDDPRSKFVEAVEVSDPPADLTVCAIERAREREYRARGADAEDARFAFLINFPPGFKIGKYYRIAVWKWQRLPYWSPYEDVSGYDLRSLEAQRRMEKRAVAMIHELLSLTVEKRMTLERIAQFRQAMGLPKKLKEFLLQHQGIFYISTRGNQGKLHTIFLREAYRKRELAEPNEIYLARKNLAELLLLSPKKANFDRMLTSLGRGGNGFGVGRKFFGDQDGRENEDEGSSSGSDSGVESQFVE from the coding sequence ATGCCGTCTTTCTCCCACTGGGGGAGATTCCAAATCCATCCCTTCTTCCAATCCACCGCCTCCGCCGCCCGGTGGATGTCCCAGTCGACGACGCTCCCCCGGAAGCTCCAGCGGGTCCGCGACCACGCGTTCGACGATTTGATGGAGGTCCAGAAGAAGGTCCGCCGCGCCCTTGGCCTCCAGGATCTCATCCTCTCCCACCCGGGCGCCGCCCTCCCCGTCTCCCGCCTCGACGCCCTCGCCCGCCGCCACCTCGGCCTTCCCCCCAACGACGCCGGCAgcttcctcctccgccacccCCACGTCTTCCACGTCTTCGACCACCCCGTTCAGCGCGTCCTCTGGGCCCGCCTTACCCCCCGCGCCGCCGCCCAGCTCCGCCTCGAGTCCGCCGCCGTCTCCGCCGCCCTCCCGGCCGCCGTCCTCCGCCTCCgcaagctcctcctcctcgccacCCCCGCCTGCCGCCTCCGCCTCGAGCACCTCCGCCTCGCCCGCCGCGATCTCGGCTTCCCCGACGACTTCGAGCAATCCGTCGTCCTCGCCCACCCCTCCTTCTTCCGCCTCGTCTCCTCCTCCGACGACCCGCGCTCCAAATTCGTCGAGGCTGTCGAGGTCTCCGACCCACCCGCCGACCTCACCGTCTGCGCCATCGAGCGCGCGCGCGAGCGCGAGTACCGCGCCCGCGGCGCCGACGCCGAGGACGCCCGCTTCGCCTTCCTCATCAACTTCCCGCCGGGTTTCAAGATCGGCAAGTACTACCGCATTGCCGTCTGGAAGTGGCAGCGGCTGCCGTATTGGTCCCCCTACGAGGACGTCTCCGGCTACGACCTCCGCTCGCTCGAGGCGCAGCGCCGGATGGAGAAGCGGGCGGTTGCCATGATACATGAGTTGCTGTCGCTAACGGTGGAGAAGCGGATGACGCTGGAGAGGATCGCGCAGTTCCGGCAGGCGATGGGGCTGCCGAAGAAGCTCAAGGAGTTCTTGCTGCAGCACCAGGGGATATTCTACATTTCGACAAGGGGGAACCAGGGGAAGCTGCACACGATATTCTTGAGGGAGGCATACCGAAAGCGGGAGCTGGCGGAACCAAATGAGATTTATCTGGCAAGGAAGAATCTTGCGGAGCTGCTGCTGCTGAGCCCCAAAAAGGCTAATTTCGATAGAATGCTGACAAGTCTTGGGAGGGGTGGAAATGGCTTCGGGGTCGGCAGGAAGTTCTTTGGGGATCAGGATGGCAGAGAAAATGAAGACGAGGGAAGCAGCAGCGGTTCTGATTCAGGTGTCGAGTCTCAGTTTGTTGAGTGA